Genomic segment of Candidatus Bathyarchaeota archaeon:
GATTACTCTTTACGCGTTTTCAACCGAAAATTTTCAACGCTCTTTACAAGAAGTGGGTGAAATCCTGCAGCTCGCTGAGGAAAAATTGAGTGAAATTCTCACAAACAAACGTATTCATGAACAAAAGGTTCGAGTTAAGGTTATAGGTAGGATCGGTCTTTTGCCGAAGAGGCTTCAGGAGGTAATCAAACGGGTAGAGAAGGCCACGAAAGGTTATGATGAGCATTTTTTGAATATAGCTTTGGCTTATGGTGGAAGAGCTGAGATCGTGGATGCAACGAGAAAGATCGCTCAGAAAGTGAAGAAAGGAGACATGGATGCTGACGAGATTGATGAAGAGGTTTTTGAGCAGTATTTGTATACGGCTCATATGCCTAAACAGGATCCGGATCTGATTATTCGAACTTCTGGGGAGGAACGACTGAGTGGTTTTTTGCTGTGGCAGTGTGCATATAGTGAACTTTGTTTCTTAGATGTGTATTGGCCTAAGTTTCGGCGTATCGACCTTTTGCGGGCTGTCCGGACGTATCAGAGGCGGAAGAGGCGTTTTGGCCAGTAGAATATGCGTGTGCGTGTAGCCTAGTCTATAGAGGGGTACGTAGGAGTGAAGATAGAACTTAAGCCGATAGGGTTATTCGCTTCATGTGAAACCTCTTTGGTACCAAGGCTTACGCGGCATTTTTGCCACAAGACATCCTAATAGGTCTAACCCTATAGGTTTCACTGTTGTAGAACTTTTGGAGAGAAAAGGAAACATATTGAAGGTTAGAGGAGTCGACATGGTAGACGGCACACCAGTTGTGGACATAAAGCCGTATACGTCGCGTGACCGAAAAGAAAATATTAGAACAGGCTGGCTAGAAAAAGAAGCCCGATCAAAAGCGTAATGAAAGGAAGGAAACTTAACCCCTTTTCTTAGCGCTTACTATTGAAACCACATCCCTGTCCTTTAACACATGGTCTTCTCCAATTCTCTTCTTTTCATGAGCCTCAACTGCATAGATGAAACTTTCCCCTAATTCTGTGTGAATTAGGTAAGCTAGTTGTCGTGCGGTGGTGCCATAGGGTACAATATATGCGTCTGGAAGCACTCGGCCCTCATGATCACTGAGATGTTCAAGGTCTTCAATTGGATAAACGACAATCATATTCAACAGTTTAAAGAACGCCATGTTAATGGCCTCTTGGACGCCGGTGGATCCAAATTTCTGCAGTACCCTTTGTTGAACTACTTTTAACGCTTTATTCTGAACTTCTGTTAGCTCCTTAGGCTTCATAACTTCAAAGTTGCAGTCTCCAGGCTTGTAGTCGACCAACTTTTTCTCTGCGGCTCTCCTCAACGCCAGCTCTGCTTCTGCACAGCATGGAACAACCATATAGTCCAGCTCTTTCAATCGTTCAGCATTTTCTTCCGCTGGTGGAAGATCGATTTTGTTTGCCGCAATCAGCATGGGTTTAGAGATTCTCCTCAAAACGTCGAGAAACTTGATGAGATCGTCGTCGCTCCAGAGGATTGGTTTTTCTGCATTAAGCTCTGTTTTTCTCAGTGCCTCCATGACATGTGTTCTCTTTATGGCGAGTCCGCTGAACCGTTCTTCGAGGAGAGTGAACAGGTCTTCTGTACCGGACTCAACTGTTCTAGCGATTTTAGACCAGTCCCTCTTCAATATCTGCGCAAGCCACATCGTCATCTCCTTCTCCAAGAAACGTACATCTTCTGCGGGATCGTGAGAACCAAGCTTGCACAATTTTCCCTCCGAGTCCGTTGTTCCAGCGGCGTCCACAATGTGGATGAGGGCGTCTGCCTTTCTAATTTCGTCTAGAAACTGGTTTCCTAGTCCTCTTCCTT
This window contains:
- the uppS gene encoding di-trans,poly-cis-decaprenylcistransferase, which translates into the protein MLQTLLSLLGVYKAYEKWLWQQVKTGMKPEHIAIILDGNRRWASESSLNPLFGHQYGAEKVKELLDWCLDLNVKSITLYAFSTENFQRSLQEVGEILQLAEEKLSEILTNKRIHEQKVRVKVIGRIGLLPKRLQEVIKRVEKATKGYDEHFLNIALAYGGRAEIVDATRKIAQKVKKGDMDADEIDEEVFEQYLYTAHMPKQDPDLIIRTSGEERLSGFLLWQCAYSELCFLDVYWPKFRRIDLLRAVRTYQRRKRRFGQ
- the ychF gene encoding redox-regulated ATPase YchF; translated protein: MVGVVGKPNTGKSTFFSAATLVPVEIASYPFTTIKPNRGIGYVRTPCVCKEFNVKDNPKNSTCIDGIRLIPVELIDCAGLVPGAWQGRGLGNQFLDEIRKADALIHIVDAAGTTDSEGKLCKLGSHDPAEDVRFLEKEMTMWLAQILKRDWSKIARTVESGTEDLFTLLEERFSGLAIKRTHVMEALRKTELNAEKPILWSDDDLIKFLDVLRRISKPMLIAANKIDLPPAEENAERLKELDYMVVPCCAEAELALRRAAEKKLVDYKPGDCNFEVMKPKELTEVQNKALKVVQQRVLQKFGSTGVQEAINMAFFKLLNMIVVYPIEDLEHLSDHEGRVLPDAYIVPYGTTARQLAYLIHTELGESFIYAVEAHEKKRIGEDHVLKDRDVVSIVSAKKRG